Within Candidatus Thermokryptus mobilis, the genomic segment ATATCTTTCTCTTGCGTCCCATACACACCGATGGCGCCGGGGTCCTTCCCACCATGACCTGGGTCTATCACAACCACATCAAGAAGAAATTTTTTCTTAACATCCTCAAGCCGTGAGTTCAACTCATCAACATAAAGTGCTATAAGAATATCATCACTGCCTCCCCCAGATATCACTTCATAATGTTTTACCTTTGGCACAAGCTTTAACGATATCTGAACCGATTGAGCATGGTGTATAATTTCAACTTGACTTACAAGCTTTGACGAAGCCAACTTCTTTATTTGAGAAATATCAACCCTTACCCTTGGAATTGTAATGTAAAGCCAATTGTTCCGCCCGAGCCAAACTTCATAATCTTTAATTTTTCTCCAGGTGAAAAACCTCAAAAGATAACCATTGCTTCGTTTATCAAGCTTAGCATCATAAATATCAAAATCAGGTTTTGTCAATTTAACTTCCGACCCCTTCAACCTCACCGAGATCAAATTGTTTCTCTCATCAAATTCAAACTCACCCCGAAAATAACGAGCAAAAATCATAGAAAAATACTTAACAGGAACAAAAATTTTCCCTGCGCCAGAGATTACATCAAGCGGAAGCTGAAAAACCTTAACTTCACCCTGAGAAGATACAACTATAAACGGGTTTTCAGAAACAAGTTTAAAATTATATCCCGAGATATTAAAAATCATCCAAAGGTCAACGCTATCAAGAAGATAATCAACCCTTAAAACTTCAAGCAAATCCGGAAGCGATATATAAAGTGCCCTCGCTTCACGAAAAGCAGGAATAAGCTTAACCTCGTCGTTTATCTTGACTTTGAAGGTATCAGCATTTAAAATCCTAAAAATAAACAAAGTCAAAACGATGTATTTTAACCTGCCCTTCAATTTAAAACTCAACTTTTTTCTTTCCGGCGTCAACTTCTTTTATAAACCTTATAAGCCCATTAAAATATGTCTCCTGGTCATCATACATACACATATGACTTCCATTTGGACAAAAGAGAAAACTCCCGTTTTGAACCTGCGTTGCCATCCATCTCATATGCTCTGGGTCCATCGTGTCATATCTTGCGCCAATGACAAGAGTTGGAACTTTAATCTTTCCAAGTTCCTTTGATCTATCCCATTTTTCAAGCCGACCTGAAATTCCAAACTCGCTCGGACCTTGCATCAAAACATAAATTTTTTCATTCGTATGAGAAAAAGCCCTATTAACAGGGTCTGGCCACTGCTCAAGAGGAATCCTCAAAACATGCTTGACATAGTAATATTTCAAGAGTAAATCCATATACTTTGGATTTTTGTAATCGCCCTTCGCTTCAAACTCACGAATCTGCTTCAAAACATCCTCAGGTATATCTTTTGACAAAACTTCCTCTGCATATCTATCATACTCTGGGCAACTTGACATCATATTTGAAATTATCAAAGCTTTAAGATTGTCCTGATACTTGAGCGCATACTCCATAGCAAGTATCCCACCCCACGAATGTCCAAGCAGATAAAAATTATCTTTGTTCAACCCAAGCGCCTTTCTTACCTGTTCAACCTCCTCAACAAATCTTTCCGTCGTCCAAAGTGAACTGTCATCCGGTTGGTCGGAATACCAAGAGCCAAGCTGATCATAGTAAATAAACTCTATCCCCTCTTTCGGGAAGAAACTCTCAACGCATTCCCAATACTCATGCGTTGATCCCGGACCACCGTGCAAAAGCAAGACCTTTATCCTCGGGTTATTCCCAAACCTTTTCGTCCAAACTTTAAAGATACCCTTTGGAGTTTCAATCGGGATCAATTTGATGCCACCTGTCTTAACACCTTCCTCACCATAGTTGAAATATTCCCTCAATGATGGAATTTTTTCACGCTGTGAACAAGAGAGCAAAAAAATCAAAAATAGCAAAATCAACACAGATGATCTCATAGCAAACTCCTTATGCTTTTTAAATAATTTACCAAATATCAAATCAACTATCAAGTTGGATAAATCCCCATCCCCTTTTCAAAATAAAAAAGGCGGGCTTAAAAGCCCGCCCGTTTATATTTACTTCAAAAGAAGCATTTTCTTTGTCTTTTCAAAGTTTCCAAACTTGAGTGTATAAAGATATGTCCCGCTC encodes:
- a CDS encoding N-acetylmuramoyl-L-alanine amidase family protein, which produces MKGRLKYIVLTLFIFRILNADTFKVKINDEVKLIPAFREARALYISLPDLLEVLRVDYLLDSVDLWMIFNISGYNFKLVSENPFIVVSSQGEVKVFQLPLDVISGAGKIFVPVKYFSMIFARYFRGEFEFDERNNLISVRLKGSEVKLTKPDFDIYDAKLDKRSNGYLLRFFTWRKIKDYEVWLGRNNWLYITIPRVRVDISQIKKLASSKLVSQVEIIHHAQSVQISLKLVPKVKHYEVISGGGSDDILIALYVDELNSRLEDVKKKFLLDVVVIDPGHGGKDPGAIGVYGTQEKDITLSVAKKLKTLIEKLGVKVVMTRESDEFVELYRRGQIANENGGKLFISLHCNSMPYKPHSASGFEVYILRPGKTEEAIRIAERENAVIKLEENYEERYKNLTDESYILTAMAHNVYVKKSERFAEILNEEARNRLGVKVNGVSQAGFYVLVGASMPSVLIEMAYLSNPYDERYLRSETKQWELARIIFNAVKKFKEEYEASIVD
- a CDS encoding proline iminopeptidase-family hydrolase, whose translation is MRSSVLILLFLIFLLSCSQREKIPSLREYFNYGEEGVKTGGIKLIPIETPKGIFKVWTKRFGNNPRIKVLLLHGGPGSTHEYWECVESFFPKEGIEFIYYDQLGSWYSDQPDDSSLWTTERFVEEVEQVRKALGLNKDNFYLLGHSWGGILAMEYALKYQDNLKALIISNMMSSCPEYDRYAEEVLSKDIPEDVLKQIREFEAKGDYKNPKYMDLLLKYYYVKHVLRIPLEQWPDPVNRAFSHTNEKIYVLMQGPSEFGISGRLEKWDRSKELGKIKVPTLVIGARYDTMDPEHMRWMATQVQNGSFLFCPNGSHMCMYDDQETYFNGLIRFIKEVDAGKKKVEF